The genomic stretch GTACTTCTAACCGGGATATTACATCTGATTTTGTTCAACAGAGTCCACATTTCCCTAATTAACAAAATCGATACTTCATCTCCGCCATTTGATTCACCCATCCTCATCACAATGAGGTTTTCACTCGGTACGACACAGAGGATCTGTCCATTTTTACCAATTCCGGCAAACATGTCTTTTGGAGCGTCCGGTACGAGATAGCCGGGAAAATCAATTTGAAGTCCGGGCAGTTTAAATGATTTCTGACCATTCAACCACCACAAATACCCGTAAGCTGGATTCAGAGTTTGAGACGGTTTGACCATTTCTTCATAATATTCCCTGTTTTTCAATAGGGTATCCTGGTTCCAAATCCCTCTGTTTAGGATTAAAAGGCCAAAACGCGCCATACTTCTCGCGTCGCTCAAATACACATTGTCAAATCCGGATGTAAACCACAATCCTTTCATTCCGGTTCTCGATTTTAATTTGCTTTGGGTATAGCTATTTTCATTTTGCCCCGATGCAGATTCCAGCACGTCACGCAGCAGCGTATAGGGTGCATTATGATAAGCCCACCTGTTTCCTGCATCTGCTTTGTAAAGCAAGCAAGGTGCCTGTGTGCAGTGATTGTCCGGCACCCCATCATCCAGGCCTGAAGTCATGGAGAGCTGATTCCAAATACGGATCGCATTTTCCTGGGCGGGATTACATTGTGTCCAGGCCTGACCTAAATATTTGGAACTTGGGTCAGAAATTTTCAGGATTCCGTCTTGTTGGGCCATTCCACATAAAAAAGCGGTCAGTGTCTTTCCCGCTGAGGCCCAGTACCATAGAGAGTCCCTGCTAAACTGATCAAAATATTTTTCAATGACAATTTTTCCATCCTTCAATACGACGAAGGCTTTACTTTCCTCAGCGTTGAGATAATCAAACAAAGCCGGGATTTCATGGGCACACCAGTTTAAACTTTCAGGACTCACAGTTTCCCATTGATTTCCCGTCAATGGAGGAAAATAAAGATCCTGCGTAAATACATGATGAGCCGGAAATAACAAAATGAAAAGGCTCCATAAAATAGAGTGGATTATTTTTTTGAAATGATTAGGTTTGTTAGCTGCTAAATTTAAAAGTGAGATCATATTTGTACCCATTTTATGATTTATAAATGTAACTTAATTGTTCTGAATTGTCCTGGAAATATATTCGCACAAAGATTAACACTGCTTAGACTTGATTTATAAATGTTTGTTTAATTTTTTAATTTTAATTAAAACTTTTATTTTAATACATCGAACTTTAACATTAAGATGAATATCCTCATAGTATATGATTCGATAATCCCGGCGAAAACTTATGGCGGAATTGAAAGGGTCGTTTGGTGTCTCGGACGAGAGCTTATCAAAATGAATCACAAGGTCACATTTCTCGTAAAAAAAGGTTCAACTTGTCCTTTTGCCAATGTCCTTACCATTGATCCAGCGCTGAATATCAATGATCAAATACCTGCGGATATTGAAATAGTTCACTTTCATTTTAGACCTCCATCCGTAGAGCACTTGCGAACAAAATATTTGATGACGATACATGGCAATTCTAAGGACCTGTCTGAATTAAATATGAACAGCGTGTTCGTTTCTAAAAATCATGCGGCCAGACATAATTCTTCTTGTTATGTACTCAATGGTTTAGACTGGGATGATTATCTGCCGCCAACATTTGTAAACAAAAGAGATTATTGTCATTTTTTGGGAAAGGCTGCATGGAGCGTAAAAAATGTGAAAGGGGCTATAAGTATTAGCCAATCAGCAAAAACCAGGTTAAAAGTAATTGGTGGATACAGGATGAATTTTAATATGGGTTTCAGATTTACGATTTCTCCCAGCATCCAATTTTATGGGATGCTGGGCGGAAATGAAAAGCTCAAAATCCTGGATGAATCGTTAGGTTTAATTTTTCCGGTCAGGTGGCACGAA from Saprospiraceae bacterium encodes the following:
- a CDS encoding serine hydrolase; the protein is MISLLNLAANKPNHFKKIIHSILWSLFILLFPAHHVFTQDLYFPPLTGNQWETVSPESLNWCAHEIPALFDYLNAEESKAFVVLKDGKIVIEKYFDQFSRDSLWYWASAGKTLTAFLCGMAQQDGILKISDPSSKYLGQAWTQCNPAQENAIRIWNQLSMTSGLDDGVPDNHCTQAPCLLYKADAGNRWAYHNAPYTLLRDVLESASGQNENSYTQSKLKSRTGMKGLWFTSGFDNVYLSDARSMARFGLLILNRGIWNQDTLLKNREYYEEMVKPSQTLNPAYGYLWWLNGQKSFKLPGLQIDFPGYLVPDAPKDMFAGIGKNGQILCVVPSENLIVMRMGESNGGDEVSILLIREMWTLLNKIRCNIPVRSTEINIKNREISAFPNPFQSQVSLKGIENGTEIWIYDFLGRLINKNIYFNNILLNDYKQGIYYIKIKGINYTIPVWKL
- a CDS encoding glycosyltransferase; translated protein: MNILIVYDSIIPAKTYGGIERVVWCLGRELIKMNHKVTFLVKKGSTCPFANVLTIDPALNINDQIPADIEIVHFHFRPPSVEHLRTKYLMTIHGNSKDLSELNMNSVFVSKNHAARHNSSCYVLNGLDWDDYLPPTFVNKRDYCHFLGKAAWSVKNVKGAISISQSAKTRLKVIGGYRMNFNMGFRFTISPSIQFYGMLGGNEKLKILDESLGLIFPVRWHEPFGLAIIESLFYGCPVFATPYGSLPEIINKDVGFLSNAEHEFVEAIKNVDVFSPQRCHDYARDVFNSKIMANSYLEKYELVLSGKNLNPSPPRLLELSKEKLLAWYKTS